In one window of Rhizobium sp. ACO-34A DNA:
- a CDS encoding alpha/beta hydrolase, with protein MPEVIFNGPAGRLEGRYQPSKEKSAPIAIILHPHPQFGGTMNNPIVYQLFYMFQKRGFTTLRFNFRSIGRSQGEFDHGAGELSDAASALDWVQSLHPDSKSCWVAGYSFGAWIGMQLLMRRPEIEGFMSIAPQPNIYDFSFLAPCPSSGLIIHGDSDKVAPEKDVQGLVDKLKTQKGILITHKTIPGANHFFNGQVETLMSECEDYLDRRLDGDLVPEPAAKRIR; from the coding sequence ATGCCCGAAGTGATTTTCAATGGCCCGGCGGGCCGCCTCGAAGGACGCTACCAGCCATCCAAGGAGAAAAGCGCGCCGATCGCCATCATCCTGCATCCGCATCCGCAGTTCGGCGGAACGATGAACAACCCGATCGTCTATCAGTTGTTCTACATGTTCCAGAAGCGCGGCTTCACCACCCTGCGCTTCAACTTCCGCAGCATCGGCCGCAGCCAGGGTGAATTCGACCACGGCGCGGGCGAGCTTTCGGATGCGGCATCCGCGCTCGACTGGGTGCAGAGTCTGCATCCAGACTCGAAGAGCTGCTGGGTCGCCGGCTATTCCTTCGGCGCCTGGATCGGCATGCAGCTCCTGATGCGCCGGCCTGAAATCGAAGGCTTCATGTCGATTGCTCCGCAGCCGAACATCTATGACTTCTCCTTCCTCGCACCCTGCCCTTCGTCCGGCCTCATCATCCATGGCGATTCCGACAAGGTTGCGCCGGAAAAGGACGTACAGGGCCTCGTCGACAAGCTGAAGACCCAGAAGGGCATCCTGATCACCCACAAGACGATCCCGGGCGCCAACCACTTCTTCAACGGCCAGGTGGAAACCCTGATGTCGGAATGCGAGGACTATCTCGACCGTCGCCTCGATGGCGATCTGGTTCCGGAACCGGCCGCCAAGCGCATCCGCTGA
- a CDS encoding patatin → MTGSLSFDAIGFAGGGNRCYWQSGFFEALNARHPQSPSYYVAVSAGAYHCAMNLAGVRERVLAAAFAFAERGLPDIDWSALRRGRSPLVVGGLFRDFLTEQFGETELAALHAAPPILIQLSVPPAWMPGGIAALGSITAYQIEKRLTGGAHSKAGSHLGLKPAWISTHEIDSPAMLVDAIMATSSVPPFMPVGNIGGRTCLDGGLVDNPPLRKLTETENAGGRTLLLTTRYGKTLPSAPGRIVVGPSEDIPVDKFTVGDADGLRHACAVGRRDGEAFAERLPELLSG, encoded by the coding sequence ATGACCGGAAGCCTTTCCTTCGATGCCATCGGGTTTGCCGGTGGCGGAAACCGCTGCTACTGGCAGAGTGGCTTCTTCGAGGCCCTGAACGCCCGCCATCCGCAAAGTCCCTCATACTATGTCGCCGTCTCGGCCGGAGCCTATCATTGTGCGATGAACCTTGCCGGTGTTCGCGAACGCGTGCTCGCTGCGGCCTTTGCCTTTGCCGAACGCGGCCTGCCCGATATCGACTGGTCCGCCTTGCGCCGGGGGCGTTCACCTCTGGTGGTCGGTGGGCTGTTTCGCGATTTCCTGACGGAGCAGTTCGGCGAGACGGAACTGGCCGCGCTGCACGCCGCGCCGCCGATCCTGATCCAGCTTTCGGTCCCGCCGGCATGGATGCCGGGAGGGATTGCGGCTCTCGGCTCGATCACCGCCTACCAGATCGAGAAGCGCCTCACCGGTGGCGCGCATTCCAAGGCCGGTTCCCATCTCGGGCTGAAGCCCGCATGGATATCCACCCATGAGATCGACAGCCCGGCCATGCTCGTCGATGCCATCATGGCGACCTCCTCGGTGCCGCCCTTCATGCCGGTGGGCAATATAGGCGGCAGGACCTGTCTTGACGGCGGACTGGTAGACAATCCGCCCCTCCGCAAGCTCACGGAAACGGAAAATGCAGGTGGTCGAACGCTGCTGCTGACGACCCGTTACGGCAAGACCCTGCCCTCGGCACCGGGGCGAATCGTTGTCGGCCCGAGCGAGGATATCCCGGTCGACAAATTCACTGTCGGCGATGCGGACGGACTGCGCCACGCCTGCGCGGTCGGACGACGGGACGGCGAGGCTTTTGCCGAGCGGCTTCCGGAACTGCTGTCCGGCTGA
- a CDS encoding anhydro-N-acetylmuramic acid kinase, translating to MSELMRAIGLMSGTSMDGIDVAMLATDGENLVERGPFLAVPYDPAFRERLKQGLEDAKTIRMRTERPGILADLERELTLRHAEAVKQFLELNGLSAADIDIVGFHGQTVLHRPDEALTVQIGDGSLLAAETGIDVVYDMRANDMGHGGQGAPLVPAYHAALAEGLKNAAWPVCFVNIGGISNLTFLGRDGAIIAFDSGPGNTLIDQWVETHAGVPYDQGGMIASEGRVVASLAERYLGNPFFTAEKRRSLDRNDFLPPAGGEAELSDGARTLAYLTAAAILKSAGHLPEMPRTFIVCGGGRHNRIIMADLRELASHHGSAVLSAEDAGFDGDAMEAEAWAYLAARSLKGLPLTFPDTTGARQAVSGGVVAHTRK from the coding sequence GTGAGTGAACTGATGCGGGCAATCGGCCTGATGAGCGGCACGTCGATGGACGGGATCGATGTCGCCATGCTGGCGACCGATGGCGAAAACCTCGTCGAACGTGGTCCGTTCCTCGCCGTGCCCTATGATCCCGCTTTCCGCGAGCGTCTCAAACAGGGGCTGGAGGATGCAAAGACGATCCGTATGCGGACGGAACGGCCCGGGATCCTCGCTGATCTGGAACGGGAGCTGACGCTTCGCCATGCGGAGGCTGTAAAGCAGTTTCTGGAGTTGAACGGATTGAGCGCCGCCGACATCGACATTGTCGGGTTTCATGGCCAGACGGTGCTGCACCGGCCTGACGAGGCGCTGACGGTGCAGATCGGTGACGGGTCGCTGCTGGCGGCTGAAACCGGTATCGATGTGGTCTACGACATGCGCGCCAATGACATGGGGCATGGCGGGCAGGGTGCGCCACTGGTTCCCGCCTATCACGCGGCATTGGCTGAAGGGCTGAAGAATGCCGCGTGGCCGGTCTGTTTCGTCAATATCGGCGGCATATCCAACCTGACGTTCCTCGGACGCGATGGCGCGATCATCGCCTTCGACAGCGGACCGGGCAACACGCTGATCGACCAGTGGGTCGAAACCCATGCCGGCGTTCCCTATGATCAGGGCGGGATGATCGCCTCCGAAGGGCGGGTGGTTGCCTCACTTGCCGAGCGTTATCTCGGCAATCCGTTCTTCACTGCCGAAAAGCGCCGTTCGCTCGATCGCAACGACTTCCTGCCGCCGGCGGGAGGCGAAGCGGAGCTTTCCGATGGCGCGCGCACGCTTGCCTATCTGACGGCTGCCGCGATCCTGAAATCTGCCGGTCACCTGCCGGAAATGCCAAGGACCTTCATCGTCTGCGGTGGCGGCCGGCACAATCGCATCATCATGGCGGATCTCAGGGAACTCGCGTCGCATCATGGATCGGCGGTACTCTCCGCCGAAGACGCGGGTTTCGATGGCGATGCCATGGAGGCGGAGGCCTGGGCCTATCTTGCTGCCCGGTCGCTGAAGGGGTTGCCTTTGACCTTTCCGGACACGACCGGTGCGCGCCAGGCTGTGAGCGGCGGCGTCGTGGCGCATACCCGGAAATAG
- a CDS encoding tyrosine--tRNA ligase, whose translation MTKLKSDFLRTMHERGFIHQISDESGLDDLLSKESVTAYIGFDPTAPSLHAGGLIQIMMLHWFQATGHQPISLMGGGTGMVGDPSFKEEARQLMTIDTIESNIASIKRVFANYLDYDKGPKSGALMINNAEWLRSLNYLEFLRDVGRHFSVNRMLSFDSVKTRLDREQSLSFLEFNYMILQAYDFVELAKRYDCRLQMGGSDQWGNIVNGIDLGHRMGTQQLYALTSPLLTTSSGAKMGKSVNGAVWLNPDMLSAYDFWQYWRNTEDADVARFLKLYTTLPMDEIARLAALGGSEINEVKKILATEITAMLHGREAAEQAAETARKTFEEGGLAENLPSIEVPAAELDAGLGLLSLIVRAGLAGSNGEARRHVQGGAVKINDAAVSDERMTIGSGEITADGVIKVSLGKKKHILVRPA comes from the coding sequence ATGACGAAGCTCAAGTCCGATTTCCTCCGCACCATGCATGAGCGCGGCTTCATTCATCAGATTTCCGATGAAAGCGGCCTCGACGATCTGCTGAGCAAGGAAAGCGTCACGGCCTATATCGGCTTCGACCCGACAGCACCTTCGCTTCATGCCGGCGGCCTCATCCAGATCATGATGCTGCACTGGTTCCAGGCGACCGGCCACCAGCCGATCTCGCTGATGGGCGGCGGCACCGGCATGGTCGGCGATCCTTCCTTCAAGGAGGAGGCCCGCCAGTTGATGACCATCGACACGATCGAGAGCAACATCGCCTCGATCAAGCGCGTGTTCGCCAACTACCTCGATTACGACAAGGGTCCGAAGAGCGGCGCCCTGATGATCAACAACGCCGAATGGCTGCGTTCGCTCAACTACCTCGAATTCCTGCGCGATGTCGGCCGTCACTTCTCGGTCAACCGCATGCTGTCCTTCGACAGCGTGAAGACACGCCTCGACCGCGAGCAGTCGCTGTCCTTCCTCGAATTCAACTACATGATCCTGCAGGCCTACGACTTCGTGGAACTGGCCAAGCGCTACGATTGCCGGCTGCAGATGGGCGGCTCCGACCAGTGGGGCAACATCGTCAACGGCATCGACCTCGGCCACCGCATGGGCACGCAGCAGCTCTACGCGCTGACATCGCCGCTGCTCACCACGTCTTCGGGCGCGAAGATGGGCAAGTCGGTGAACGGCGCCGTCTGGCTGAACCCGGACATGCTGTCGGCCTATGACTTCTGGCAGTACTGGCGCAACACGGAAGACGCCGACGTCGCGCGCTTCCTGAAGCTTTACACGACGCTGCCCATGGACGAGATCGCTCGTCTTGCAGCGCTCGGCGGCTCTGAGATCAACGAGGTCAAGAAAATCCTCGCGACCGAGATCACCGCCATGCTGCATGGCCGTGAAGCCGCCGAACAGGCAGCGGAAACCGCCCGCAAGACCTTCGAGGAAGGCGGCCTTGCCGAAAACCTTCCGTCGATCGAGGTGCCCGCCGCAGAACTCGACGCCGGCCTCGGCCTGCTGTCGCTGATCGTGCGCGCCGGCCTCGCCGGTTCGAACGGCGAAGCCCGCCGCCATGTTCAGGGCGGCGCGGTCAAGATCAACGACGCCGCCGTCAGCGACGAGCGCATGACCATCGGCAGCGGCGAAATCACCGCCGATGGCGTCATCAAGGTCTCGCTCGGCAAGAAGAAGCATATTCTGGTTCGCCCGGCCTGA
- a CDS encoding aldehyde-activating protein yields the protein MEKFTGGCLCGNVRFVASGRPYRVGICHCLDCRKHHGALFHASAIFPETSVSIEGETRDYTGRFFCPRCGSSVFSRSEDEIEVNLGSLDEPDQFKPTYELWTIRRESWLPPFPLERRYERDRDPVSRFEE from the coding sequence ATGGAGAAATTCACCGGTGGCTGTTTGTGCGGCAACGTCCGTTTCGTCGCCTCGGGACGACCGTACCGGGTCGGCATCTGCCACTGCCTCGACTGCCGAAAACATCACGGGGCCCTCTTTCATGCCTCGGCGATATTCCCGGAAACGTCGGTGAGCATCGAGGGCGAAACCCGCGACTATACGGGACGGTTTTTCTGCCCCCGCTGCGGCTCCTCCGTCTTTTCTCGAAGCGAAGATGAAATCGAGGTCAATCTCGGTTCTCTCGACGAGCCCGACCAGTTCAAGCCCACCTACGAACTCTGGACCATCCGGCGCGAGTCGTGGCTGCCGCCATTTCCGCTCGAGAGACGATATGAGCGGGACCGCGATCCCGTGAGCCGCTTCGAGGAGTAG
- a CDS encoding thioredoxin-dependent thiol peroxidase, with amino-acid sequence MAELAVGDMAPDFTLPRDGGGSVSLSELRGKPVVLYFYPKDDTSGCTTEAIAFTALADEFTKAGATIVGMSPDSVKSHDKFAGKHKLSITLASDEEKTALSAYGVWKEKSMYGRTYMGVERTTVLIDAEGRIAAIWRKVKVAGHAEAVLNAVREL; translated from the coding sequence ATGGCGGAATTGGCAGTTGGCGACATGGCCCCGGACTTCACCCTTCCACGCGACGGCGGCGGTTCGGTTTCGCTCTCCGAGCTACGCGGCAAGCCCGTGGTCCTTTACTTCTATCCCAAGGACGATACGAGCGGCTGCACGACCGAAGCCATCGCCTTTACCGCCCTTGCCGACGAATTCACCAAGGCCGGAGCAACGATCGTCGGCATGTCCCCCGACAGCGTCAAGAGCCATGACAAGTTCGCCGGAAAGCACAAGCTCTCCATCACACTTGCGTCCGACGAGGAAAAGACGGCCCTGTCCGCCTATGGCGTGTGGAAAGAAAAGAGCATGTACGGGCGAACCTACATGGGCGTCGAGCGCACCACCGTCCTGATCGACGCCGAAGGCCGAATCGCCGCCATCTGGCGCAAGGTCAAGGTTGCTGGCCACGCCGAAGCCGTGTTGAACGCGGTCCGCGAGCTGTGA
- a CDS encoding rhamnosyltransferase, with protein sequence MITNPLNSLRGAATYAILSTDLDEKTELAQEAARRWHARRLSLRSPLDPELPERPGRPEKPELVPPKATEKRSLHTLPGRIAMLHALAHIELNAVDLALDIVARFATEPVPHSFFDGWMQVAFEESKHFRMVRERLKALGADYGDMPAHDGLWQAAHSTRNDLTARLAVVPLILEARGLDVTPSLQVKMRETGDIESADVLKVIYNDEKGHVAIGAKWFRFLCARERRDPAATFKELVRANFRGSLKAPFNDVARAEAGLTPSFYRSLTSKNSD encoded by the coding sequence ATGATAACCAATCCCCTGAACTCCCTGCGGGGAGCCGCGACTTACGCTATCCTCAGCACCGACCTGGACGAGAAGACGGAACTCGCGCAGGAAGCCGCCCGTCGCTGGCACGCGCGCCGGCTATCCTTGCGCTCGCCGCTCGACCCGGAGCTGCCGGAACGTCCGGGCCGCCCCGAGAAACCGGAACTCGTACCGCCGAAGGCAACGGAAAAGCGCTCCCTGCACACCCTGCCGGGCCGCATCGCCATGCTGCATGCGCTCGCCCATATCGAACTCAACGCTGTCGACCTCGCACTCGATATCGTCGCACGATTCGCAACGGAACCGGTGCCGCACTCCTTCTTCGACGGCTGGATGCAGGTGGCTTTCGAGGAATCCAAGCATTTCCGCATGGTTCGTGAGCGTTTGAAGGCGCTCGGCGCCGATTATGGCGACATGCCCGCCCATGACGGCCTTTGGCAGGCGGCGCACTCGACCCGCAACGACCTGACGGCACGGCTTGCCGTCGTCCCGCTCATTCTGGAAGCCCGCGGCCTCGATGTGACGCCCTCGCTGCAGGTTAAGATGCGCGAAACCGGCGACATCGAAAGCGCCGACGTGCTGAAGGTCATTTACAACGACGAAAAAGGCCATGTGGCGATCGGCGCCAAGTGGTTCCGCTTCCTCTGCGCCCGCGAACGACGCGATCCTGCGGCGACCTTCAAGGAACTGGTGCGCGCCAATTTCCGCGGTTCGCTCAAGGCCCCGTTCAACGACGTCGCCCGCGCCGAAGCCGGCCTCACTCCATCTTTCTACCGCTCGCTGACATCCAAGAACAGCGACTAG
- a CDS encoding peptidase, which produces MTVHPWMAAVAFCFVGVMAIGYLGATTYLVFRDDLIGASMARQARMQHDYEDRIASLRAQVDRVTSRQLLDQQVVEEKVEKLLEQQMALSSRHGRLDALLDRAEAAGALPASVPVPNEKPEVTGKRASLSGGLDAIENLLGRKTASTRPASGKATGTETAALGYVPLTDTAADRSDRLFSHMTLSLKDIERDQIDRVQKLADGASDTAEQISGILQRNGVPLDQVDETAGMDAIGGPYVAPQPAEAFNSSLNELDTALSRLESVRATAIRMPFANPAPGREITSRFGNRHDPFFGGLAMHAGIDFRSPVGGEIRATGSGKVVTAGASGGYGNMVEIDHGLGFSTRFGHMSKIIVKVGDEINSGDVIGYSGNTGRSTGPHIHYEVRRNGEAVDPMQFLNAGMKLTSLID; this is translated from the coding sequence ATGACCGTACATCCCTGGATGGCGGCAGTCGCCTTCTGCTTCGTCGGCGTCATGGCGATCGGCTATCTCGGCGCGACCACTTACCTTGTTTTCCGCGACGACCTGATCGGTGCCAGCATGGCGCGTCAGGCTCGCATGCAGCACGATTACGAGGATCGAATTGCTTCCCTTAGAGCGCAGGTCGACCGCGTCACCTCCCGCCAACTGCTCGATCAGCAGGTTGTCGAGGAAAAGGTGGAGAAGTTGCTGGAACAGCAGATGGCGCTCTCCTCTCGTCATGGCCGGCTGGACGCCCTGCTCGACCGCGCAGAGGCCGCCGGTGCTTTGCCTGCCTCCGTCCCTGTGCCAAATGAAAAGCCTGAAGTCACCGGCAAGCGGGCAAGTCTTTCCGGCGGACTGGACGCGATCGAGAACCTGCTCGGTCGCAAGACGGCCTCGACCAGGCCGGCTTCCGGCAAGGCGACCGGAACGGAAACGGCCGCCCTCGGCTACGTACCGCTGACCGACACGGCGGCAGACCGTTCCGACCGCCTGTTTTCCCACATGACGCTTTCGCTCAAGGACATCGAACGTGACCAGATCGACCGGGTGCAGAAGCTCGCCGACGGCGCTTCCGACACGGCCGAGCAGATTTCCGGAATTTTGCAGCGTAACGGCGTGCCTCTCGATCAGGTTGACGAGACGGCCGGCATGGACGCCATAGGCGGTCCATATGTTGCTCCACAGCCGGCGGAAGCCTTCAACTCCTCCCTGAATGAACTCGACACGGCTCTGAGCCGGCTCGAAAGCGTTCGTGCGACGGCAATCCGCATGCCCTTTGCCAATCCGGCACCGGGACGGGAAATCACCAGTCGCTTCGGCAATCGTCACGACCCGTTTTTCGGCGGGCTGGCCATGCATGCCGGCATCGATTTCCGTTCACCTGTCGGCGGCGAGATCCGGGCGACCGGTTCCGGCAAGGTGGTCACCGCCGGCGCTTCGGGCGGCTACGGCAACATGGTCGAGATCGATCACGGCCTCGGCTTCAGCACCCGCTTCGGGCACATGTCGAAAATCATCGTGAAGGTCGGCGACGAGATCAATTCCGGTGACGTCATCGGTTATTCCGGCAATACCGGCCGCTCCACCGGCCCGCATATCCACTATGAGGTGCGCCGCAACGGCGAGGCGGTGGATCCCATGCAGTTCCTCAACGCCGGCATGAAACTGACGTCGTTGATCGATTGA
- a CDS encoding RhtB family transporter yields the protein MEPHALLAFALAFFVFAASPGPDNMTIMARTVSHGAASGIAYGAGTVIGILIYLALAAFGLSLIASEMGFLMTLLRYGGAAYLIYMGFRLWTAAPVVPETAPQERSRDLATVCLTAVALNLGNPKMPLFYLALLPNFVGADFTTETYLSLASAIIAVEMIVVGGHVWIAGRARRLLRTPRIVRMVNRGAGAVLTLAGIAVIATRRAS from the coding sequence ATGGAACCGCATGCCCTTCTGGCCTTTGCTCTGGCCTTCTTCGTCTTTGCCGCAAGCCCCGGTCCCGACAACATGACGATCATGGCGCGCACCGTTTCCCACGGCGCGGCATCCGGGATCGCCTATGGAGCCGGCACGGTAATCGGCATTCTGATCTATCTGGCGCTCGCCGCTTTCGGCCTCTCGCTGATCGCCAGCGAAATGGGCTTCCTGATGACGCTTCTGCGTTACGGAGGGGCCGCCTATCTCATCTATATGGGTTTCAGGCTTTGGACCGCAGCGCCCGTCGTGCCGGAGACGGCGCCACAGGAGCGTAGCCGCGATCTTGCGACGGTCTGCCTGACGGCCGTCGCGCTGAACCTCGGCAACCCGAAGATGCCGCTCTTCTATCTGGCGCTCCTGCCCAATTTCGTTGGCGCGGATTTTACGACCGAAACCTATCTGAGCCTCGCATCCGCCATCATCGCAGTCGAAATGATCGTGGTCGGCGGCCATGTCTGGATCGCCGGGCGCGCGCGCCGGTTGCTGCGGACTCCGCGCATCGTCCGGATGGTAAATCGCGGCGCGGGCGCAGTATTGACGCTTGCCGGAATTGCGGTGATAGCGACCCGTCGCGCCAGTTGA
- a CDS encoding RNA helicase: MTTFADLGLSQKVLSAVTDAGYTIPTPIQAGAIPPALQRRDILGIAQTGTGKTASFVLPMLTLLEKGRARARMPRTLILEPTRELAAQVAENFEKYGKNHKLNVALLIGGVSFDEQDRKLERGADVLICTPGRLLDHCERGKLLMTGVEILVIDEADRMLDMGFIPDIERIAKMIPFTRQTLFFSATMPPEIQKLADRFLQNPERVEVAPPSSTAKTVSQHLVAAHNKDYEKRSVLRDLIRAQEELKNAIIFCNRKKDVADLFRSLDRHGFSVGALHGDMDQRSRMTMLQNFKDNNIKLLVASDVAARGLDIPDVSHVFNFDLPIHAEDYVHRIGRTGRAGRSGAAFSLVTKSDTKFLDAIEKLIGQKIEWLNGDLSALPAPAEPYDDRRGKRNGGKDKDKGRDRRGSHKTETRSEQTAVVVEEVEEAKVESVANERRSEKRGRDANRNSRPNPANDDHRERRRNHYRDHDDGPTPVGFGDDIPAFMLIVASAKV, encoded by the coding sequence TTGACCACTTTCGCTGACCTTGGCCTGAGCCAAAAAGTACTTTCAGCCGTCACCGATGCCGGCTACACCATCCCCACCCCGATCCAGGCCGGAGCCATTCCGCCTGCCCTGCAGCGCCGCGATATTCTCGGCATCGCGCAGACGGGAACGGGCAAGACTGCCTCCTTTGTGCTCCCCATGCTGACGCTCCTCGAAAAGGGTCGAGCTCGCGCCCGGATGCCCCGCACGCTGATCCTCGAGCCCACCCGCGAACTGGCCGCCCAGGTTGCGGAAAACTTCGAGAAGTACGGCAAGAATCACAAGCTCAACGTTGCCCTGCTGATCGGCGGCGTTTCCTTCGATGAACAGGACCGCAAGCTGGAACGCGGCGCAGACGTTCTGATCTGCACGCCCGGCCGCCTGCTCGACCATTGTGAGCGCGGCAAGCTGCTGATGACCGGCGTCGAGATCCTGGTCATCGACGAAGCCGACCGCATGCTCGACATGGGCTTCATTCCGGATATCGAACGCATCGCCAAGATGATCCCGTTCACCCGGCAGACCCTGTTCTTCTCGGCAACCATGCCGCCGGAAATCCAGAAGCTCGCCGACCGCTTCCTGCAGAACCCCGAGCGTGTCGAAGTGGCTCCGCCGTCCTCGACGGCAAAGACGGTCAGCCAGCATCTCGTTGCTGCCCACAACAAGGATTATGAGAAGCGCTCTGTCCTGCGTGACCTGATCCGCGCCCAGGAAGAACTGAAGAACGCCATCATCTTCTGCAACCGCAAGAAGGATGTGGCCGACCTCTTCCGCTCGCTCGACCGTCACGGCTTCTCCGTCGGCGCGCTGCACGGCGACATGGACCAGCGTTCGCGCATGACCATGCTGCAGAATTTCAAGGACAACAATATCAAGCTGCTTGTCGCATCGGATGTCGCCGCACGCGGCCTCGACATTCCGGATGTCAGCCACGTCTTCAACTTCGACCTGCCGATCCACGCGGAAGACTATGTCCACCGCATCGGCCGTACCGGCCGTGCCGGTCGTTCGGGTGCAGCTTTCTCGCTCGTCACCAAGAGCGACACCAAGTTCCTCGATGCGATCGAGAAGCTGATCGGCCAGAAGATCGAATGGCTGAACGGCGACCTTTCGGCCCTCCCCGCGCCTGCGGAACCCTATGACGACCGTCGCGGCAAGCGCAACGGCGGCAAGGACAAGGATAAGGGTCGCGACCGTCGCGGCAGTCATAAAACCGAAACACGCAGCGAACAGACTGCTGTCGTCGTGGAAGAAGTGGAAGAGGCAAAGGTGGAATCAGTGGCGAACGAACGCAGGTCCGAAAAACGTGGCCGTGACGCCAATCGCAACAGCCGCCCGAACCCGGCGAACGACGATCACCGCGAGCGTCGCCGCAACCACTACCGTGACCATGATGACGGCCCGACACCCGTCGGCTTCGGCGACGACATTCCGGCATTCATGCTGATCGTCGCCAGCGCGAAGGTCTGA
- a CDS encoding DNA mismatch repair protein MutT, translated as MNQPGIDFPGLGVGLAILRDGKLLLYRRRKAPEAGFWNIVGGKVDHMEPAEQAARREAEEETGLTIGKIGFLATTEQIIDADRQHWVSLLYRTEDFSGEPQLTEPDKLSDFGWFDLDALPQPLSAFTSAILPFLR; from the coding sequence ATGAACCAACCCGGCATCGATTTTCCCGGCCTCGGAGTCGGTCTTGCCATCCTGCGCGATGGCAAGCTGTTGCTCTATCGCCGCCGGAAAGCCCCGGAAGCGGGTTTCTGGAACATTGTCGGCGGCAAGGTCGACCACATGGAGCCGGCCGAGCAGGCAGCGCGTCGTGAGGCGGAGGAAGAAACCGGCCTCACCATCGGCAAGATCGGTTTTCTCGCCACGACCGAGCAGATCATCGATGCCGACCGGCAGCATTGGGTTTCTCTGCTTTACCGAACGGAAGACTTTTCAGGCGAACCGCAACTGACCGAACCGGACAAGCTTTCGGATTTCGGCTGGTTCGACCTCGACGCGCTGCCCCAGCCGCTCTCAGCCTTCACCAGCGCCATCCTGCCTTTTCTTCGCTAA
- a CDS encoding competence protein TfoX, translated as MDNVEIEEMFQSVGPVSIRRMFGGKGIYRDGVIFALDLFDEIMLKADNESAPRFEEAGARQWVYQRKGKSPVAMPYWSIPDDAYDDPDEMAKWVRLAFEAGLRAEASKAKPARAKPAKPKSAKPKLAKKRQDGAGEG; from the coding sequence ATGGACAATGTCGAGATAGAAGAGATGTTTCAGTCGGTTGGGCCTGTCTCCATCCGGCGGATGTTCGGAGGAAAGGGCATTTATCGCGACGGCGTGATCTTCGCGCTCGACCTGTTCGACGAGATCATGCTGAAGGCGGACAACGAAAGCGCGCCGCGTTTCGAAGAGGCGGGCGCCCGGCAATGGGTTTACCAACGAAAAGGCAAAAGCCCGGTCGCGATGCCCTACTGGTCGATCCCTGATGATGCCTATGACGATCCCGACGAAATGGCGAAGTGGGTGCGGCTCGCCTTCGAGGCAGGACTGAGGGCCGAGGCGTCGAAGGCAAAGCCTGCGCGAGCAAAACCGGCCAAGCCAAAGTCAGCCAAGCCGAAGTTAGCGAAGAAAAGGCAGGATGGCGCTGGTGAAGGCTGA